A genomic window from Clostridia bacterium includes:
- a CDS encoding nucleotidyltransferase, translating to MDTKNSALVVMAAGMGSRFGGLKQMEPLGPHGEVILDYSVYDAIEAGFNKIVFVIKKSIEKDFRELVGKKYEGIVDVNYTFQELDDLPKGFTLPEGRVKPWGTGHAVLTAKDIVKTPFAIVNADDYYGKSAYKLIHDYILHNNEMCMAGYLLGNTISDNGTVARGVCKTKDGYLDEIVEMTSIDKNSGIPLDTLVSMNMWGLLPDFFDKLEAGFVDFLKTNDDPMKGEFFIPKFIDYLIHNEGAKVKVLPASDRWYGVTYKEDSDIVKEAFRKFDEQGLYPGLK from the coding sequence ATGGATACAAAAAATAGTGCATTAGTAGTTATGGCTGCTGGAATGGGCAGCAGATTTGGCGGTCTTAAACAGATGGAGCCTTTAGGCCCACATGGAGAAGTTATACTTGACTATTCTGTTTATGATGCTATTGAAGCAGGATTTAATAAAATAGTTTTTGTAATCAAGAAATCAATAGAAAAAGATTTCAGAGAACTTGTTGGTAAAAAATATGAAGGTATTGTAGATGTTAACTATACTTTCCAGGAACTTGACGATTTACCAAAAGGCTTTACTCTTCCTGAAGGCAGAGTTAAACCATGGGGTACAGGTCATGCAGTTTTAACTGCAAAGGATATTGTTAAAACTCCTTTTGCAATAGTTAATGCAGACGACTATTACGGAAAATCAGCATATAAACTTATTCACGATTATATTCTTCATAACAACGAAATGTGTATGGCTGGATATCTTCTTGGAAACACAATTTCTGACAACGGTACCGTTGCAAGAGGTGTGTGCAAAACTAAAGACGGATATTTAGACGAAATCGTTGAAATGACAAGTATTGATAAAAACAGCGGTATTCCTCTTGATACACTTGTTTCAATGAATATGTGGGGACTTCTTCCTGATTTCTTTGATAAATTAGAAGCAGGTTTTGTAGATTTTCTAAAAACTAATGATGACCCTATGAAAGGCGAATTCTTTATTCCTAAATTTATTGACTATCTTATTCATAATGAAGGCGCTAAAGTTAAAGTGCTTCCTGCAAGTGACAGATGGTATGGTGTTACTTATAAAGAAGACTCTGACATAGTTAAAGAAGCATTTAGAAAATTTGACGAACAAGGTTTATATCCAGGCTTAAAATAA